The following are from one region of the Melospiza melodia melodia isolate bMelMel2 chromosome 16, bMelMel2.pri, whole genome shotgun sequence genome:
- the DGKK gene encoding diacylglycerol kinase kappa isoform X2 yields MAEKLVPGDLFSRKTRESVSSLDLDKLTPISPEAGGEESSDSEGEQEDSSHKLIRKVSTSGQMRSKKSVKEGLLLKQTSSFQRWKRRYFKLRGRTLYYAKDAKSLIFDEVDLSDASVAETSTKNINNSFTVITPFRKLILCAENRKEMEDWITALKSVQKWEIHEATQFNMEHFSGMHNWYACSHARPTFCNVCREALPGVTSHGLSCEVCKFKAHKRCAVRATNNCKWTTLASIGIEIIEDEDGVAMPHQWLEGNLPVSARCAVCDRTCGSVRRLQDWRCLWCKAIVHSACKELLGKRCPLGQYKVSIIPPTALNSIDSDGFWKATCPSTCSSPLLAFVNSKSGDNQGVKFLRKFKQFLNPAQVFDLMNGGPHLGLRLFQKFSTFRILVCGGDGSVGWVLSEIDALGLHKQCQLGVLPLGTGNDLARVLGWGSLCDDDTQLLQILEKLERATTKMLDRWSVLTYEAPKQSPSALKEEENGDSDIQVQISHYADSVAFHLAKILESDKHSVVISSAKFLCGTVNDFVTEVGRAYKRATENKQEAELMARKCAMLNEKLDSLVRELNEEAQAIMVPEEMAQATHADVKDQEKAGSFNPNPQPRIFKSKEQLMLRANSLKKALRQIIEQTERAVDEQNKQTQAYQGSVGPSKDSSEEFNKEEEKLSSRRVTVTSASSSIVLERPDTFGSLQFPEDPSTLHFLEKCVMNNYFGIGLDAKISLEFNNKRDEHPKKCSRTKNMMWYGVLGTKELLQRTYKNLEQRVQLECDGVPISLPSLQGIAVLNIPSYAGGINFWGGTKEDNNFGAPSFDDKKLEVVAVFGSIQMAVSRVINLQHHRIAQCRVVKITIRGDEGVPVQVDGEAWIQPPGIIKIQHKNRAQMLTRDRAFESTLKSWEDKQKGESYRAATRPRLSSQQSMEYLTEEESSLLQQVSRVAETLIARIHEAAKAHKAMEQELAHAVNASSLALSEALSHKAAGTSEFLSRNMAVEMVLSIKELWAETRAFLDGKALDSPQEEEALQGPLSVLGQELQRLLDIHWLGPIAHPAEEEGASKGSFKLRLNIPKPRKEKDKLQKQKANSALPADKWGSEEVAAWLETLGLGEYRDIFVRHDIQGSELILLERRDLKDLGITKVGHMKRILQAIKELSNLP; encoded by the exons ATGGCTGAGAAGCTGGTGCCTGGGGACCTGTTCTCGAGGAAGACCCGGGAATCAGTGTCATCTCTGGACTTGGACAAGCTGACACCCATCTCACCCGAGGCTGGTGGTGAGGAGTCATCCGACAGCGAGGGCGAGCAGGAGGACAGTTCTCACAAGCTCATCCGGAAGGTTTCCACCtcggggcagatgagaagcaag AAGAGCGTAAAGGAGGGGCTGTTGCTGAAGCAGACGAGCTCCTTCCAGAGGTGGAAGAGACGATACTTCAAGCTGCGAGGCAGGACACTTTATTATGCTAAGGATGCCAAG TCCCTGATCTTTGATGAGGTGGACCTGTCTGATGCCAGTGTGGCCGAGACCAGCACCAAGAACATCAACAACAGTTTCACG GTGATCACGCCTTTCAGGAAGCTCATTTTATGTGCGGAGAACCGGAAGGAGATGGAGGACTGGATCACGGCCCTGAAATCTGTCCAGAAGTGGGAGATCCATGAG GCCACACAGTTCAACATGGAGCACTTCTCGGGCATGCACAACTGGTACGCCTGCTCTCACGCCCGCCCCACCTTCTGCAACGTGTGCCGTGAAGCTCTTCCAGGGGTCACCTCCCATGGCCTCTCCTGCGAAG TCTGCAAGTTCAAGGCACATAAGCGCTGTGCAGTGAGAGCCACAAACAACTGCAAGTGGACGACTCTGGCCTCCATCGGCATTGAAATCATCGAGGATGAGGACGGG gTGGCCATGCCCCATCAGTGGCTGGAGGGGAACTTGCCTGTCAGTGCACGCTGTGCTGTCTGTGACCGCACCTGTGGCAGTGTCCGGAGACTGCAGGACTGGCGCTGTCTCTGGTGCAAGGCCATT GTTCACAGTGCCTGCAAGGAGCTCCTTGGCAAGAGGTGCCCCCTGGGCCAGTACAAAGTGTCCATCATCCCGCCAACTGCCTTGAACAGCATCGATTCTGATG GTTTCTGGAAAGCCACGTGCCCCTCGACCTGCTCCAGCCCTCTCCTGGCCTTTGTCAACTCCAAGAGTGGGGACAACCAAGGTGTCAAGTTTCTGCGCAAGTTCAAGCAGTTCCTCAACCCAGCCCAAGTCTTTGACCTCATGAATGGGGGCCCACACCTGGG GCTGCGCCTCTTCCAGAAGTTCTCCACCTTCAGAATCCTGGTGTGTGGTGGGGATGGCAGTGTGGGTTGGGTGCTCTCTGAGATCGATGCCCTTGGCCTCCACAAGCAG TGTCAGCTGGGTGTCCTGCCGCTGGGGACTGGTAATGACCTTGCACGGGTCCTGGGTTGGGGCAGCCTATGTGACGATGACACTCAGCTGCTGCAGATCCTGGAGAAGCTGGAAAGGGCCACCACCAAGATGCTGGACCG GTGGAGTGTGCTTACCTATGAGGCCCCCAAGCAGTCCCCCTCAGCActgaaggaggaggaaaatgggGACTCCGATATCCAG GTCCAGATCTCCCATTACGCGGACTCTGTTGCCTTCCACCTGGCCAAGATCCTGGAGTCAGACAAGCACTCAGTGGTGATCTCCTCTGCAAA GTTCCTCTGTGGCACTGTCAATGACTTTGTGACTGAAGTTGGGCGGGCTTACAAGAGGGCGACGGAGAACAAGCAGGAGGCTGAGCTGATGGCACGGAAG TGCGCCATGCTGAATGAAAAGCTGGACTCACTGGTGCGGGAGCTGAATGAGGAAGCTCAGGCCATCATGGTCCCTGAAGAAATGGCACAGGCCACCCACGCTGATGTCAAGGACCAGGAGAAAGCTGGCAGCTTCAATCCCAACCCCCAGCCTCGCATCTTCAAATCCAAGGAGCAGCTCATGCTGCGGGCAAACAGCCTGAAGAAAGCCCTGCGGCAAATCATTGAGCAGACAGAGAGAG CTGTGGATGAGCAGAACAAGCAGACCCAAGCCTACCAGGGCAGTGTGGGCCCCAGCAAGGACAGCTCGGAGGAGTTCaacaaggaggaggagaagctca GCTCCCGGCGGGTGACGGTGACCTCTGCATCTTCCTCCATCGTCCTGGAGCGGCCAGACACCTTTGGCAGCTTGCAGTTCCCTGAAGACCCCAGCACCCT ACACTTCTTGGAGAAATGTGTCATGAATAACTACTTTGGCATTGGCCTGGATGCAAAGATCTCCCTGGAGTTCAACAACAAACGTGATGAGCACCCCAAGAAGTGCAG CCGCACCAAGAACATGATGTGGTATGGGGTGCTGGGCACGAAGGAGCTCCTGCAGCGCACCTACAAGAACCTGGAGCAGCGGGTACAGCTGGAG TGTGACGGGGTGCCTATCTCACTGCCCAGCCTGCAGGGCATTGCGGTCCTCAACATCCCCAGCTATGCTGGGGGCATCAACTTCTGGGGAGGCACCAAGGAGGATAAT AACTTTGGGGCTCCATCCTTTGATGACAAGAAGCTGGAGGTGGTGGCAGTCTTTGGCAGCATCCAGATGGCCGTGTCACGGGTCATCAACCTCCAGCACCATCGCATTGCACAG TGCCGCGTGGTGAAGATCACCATCCGGGGCGACGAGGGCGTACCTGTGCAGGTGGATGGAGAGGCCTGGATCCAGCCACCTGGCATCATCAAAATCCAGCACAAGAACAGAGCCCAGATGCTGACAAGGGACCGG GCATTTGAAAGCACCCTCAAGTCTTGGGAGGACAAGCAGAAAGGGGAGAGCTACCGAGCAGCCACACGGCCACGGCTCAGCTCCCAGCAGTCCATGGAGTACCTGACCGAGGAGGAGAGCAGCCTCTTGCAGCAGGTCTCACGGGTTGCTGAGACCCTGATTGCCAG gatCCATGAGGCAGCCAAGGCTCACAAAGCCATGGAGCAGGAGCTGGCGCATGCAGTCAATGCCAGCTCCCTGGCACTGAGTGAAGCCCTCTCCCACAAAGCTGCTGGCACTTCAGAG TTTCTCAGCAGGAATatggctgtggagatggtgctgagcaTCAAAGAGCTGTGGGCTGAGACCAGGGCATTCCTGGATGGGAAGGCG CTGGACTCACCGCAGGAGGAGGAGGCCCTTCAGGGCCCTCTGAGTGTgctgggccaggagctgcagcggCTGCTGGATATCCACTGGCTGGGCCCTATTGCCCACCCTGCCGAGGAG GAAGGTGCCAGCAAGGGAAGCTTTAAGCTTCGCCTCAACATCCCCAAGCCCAGGAAGGAGAAGGACAAGCTGCAGAAGCAGAAAGCCAACAGTGCACTCCCAG CAGACAAGTGGGGCTCCGAGGAGGTGGCAGCTTGGCTGGAAACGCTTGGTTTAGGGGAATACAGAGACATTTTTGTTCGGCATGACATCCAGGGCTCAGAGTTGATTCTGCTGGAGAGGAGAGACCTTAAG GACCTGGGGATCACCAAAGTGGGCCATATGAAGAGGATCCTTCAGGCCATTAAGGAACTCAGCAACCTGCCTTAG